The Paenibacillus sp. RUD330 genome has a segment encoding these proteins:
- a CDS encoding helix-turn-helix transcriptional regulator, with the protein MASSLRLGESRLPSLLRKADMTQAEFARRLGVSRQYITKIIKRERTFTLEQGIHAGFILDCDTNDLYVIDFTNRRE; encoded by the coding sequence ATGGCTTCCTCCCTTCGTTTGGGGGAGAGCCGGTTGCCTTCGTTGTTGCGTAAAGCCGACATGACTCAGGCAGAATTTGCACGCCGTTTAGGCGTGTCACGCCAGTACATCACGAAGATCATCAAGAGAGAGCGAACATTCACCCTTGAACAAGGGATTCATGCTGGCTTTATCCTAGACTGCGACACCAATGACCTTTATGTCATTGATTTTACCAACCGGCGAGAGTAG
- a CDS encoding helix-turn-helix transcriptional regulator codes for MMAAHRIKELRATYKDLNGKKLSGYFIAQRLGITPQYFYDIEKGERNLSAEKASKLADIFGVTVDYLIGKDDIKVEIQKDSSPAGEESSENDDIDLPIEDLIKKNLSYAGRRLSEEQKERFAKFVQAGADLLK; via the coding sequence ATGATGGCTGCACATAGGATTAAGGAACTGCGAGCGACTTATAAAGATTTGAACGGCAAAAAGCTGAGCGGGTACTTCATCGCTCAGCGCCTTGGAATTACGCCACAGTATTTTTATGACATTGAAAAAGGTGAACGCAATTTGAGCGCGGAAAAAGCATCTAAACTTGCCGATATTTTTGGTGTAACAGTTGATTATCTGATAGGAAAAGACGATATAAAAGTTGAAATTCAAAAAGACTCCTCTCCGGCTGGAGAAGAGTCTTCAGAAAATGATGATATTGATTTGCCTATTGAAGATTTAATAAAGAAAAATCTGTCCTATGCAGGACGCCGCCTTTCCGAAGAACAAAAAGAGCGATTTGCTAAGTTTGTTCAGGCAGGTGCTGATCTTCTGAAATGA
- a CDS encoding helix-turn-helix transcriptional regulator, whose product MSFSDVVRKAAAVKNIKPAEIARRAGYSAQHIHDLMSGERRWNEDSINKICEVLDIQIRFEYEQEDPNQKMKI is encoded by the coding sequence ATGAGCTTCTCGGACGTAGTGAGAAAAGCTGCTGCTGTAAAAAATATTAAGCCGGCCGAAATTGCTAGAAGAGCCGGGTATAGCGCTCAGCACATTCACGACTTGATGAGTGGGGAAAGACGGTGGAACGAAGACTCCATCAATAAAATTTGCGAAGTCTTGGATATACAAATTCGATTTGAGTACGAACAAGAGGACCCAAATCAGAAAATGAAAATTTAA
- a CDS encoding helix-turn-helix transcriptional regulator, with translation MNQYQFSDKLGITRAALSHYERGFREPSLTLISSFADTLGVSCDYLLGRTSVPGNGGFRDE, from the coding sequence ATGAATCAGTACCAATTTTCGGACAAGCTCGGAATCACAAGAGCAGCTTTAAGCCATTACGAAAGAGGCTTCCGGGAACCGAGCTTGACTTTGATTTCTAGCTTCGCAGACACCCTGGGCGTTTCGTGTGACTATTTATTAGGACGGACAAGCGTACCTGGAAATGGAGGTTTTCGAGATGAATAA
- a CDS encoding DnaB-like helicase C-terminal domain-containing protein produces MAADIETQVCVLAGMLQSENMLYDGLSQLTPDHFQAPILRAAFEKTAAFAEKAPPTWAMIYKELRDAGSEAAEILTQVKTAPVTENSFAHWIGVLNDQHARRNYYKAAVDIANLCKSDKPIAEIRELVEERILQAGTLETADQIITPQQASTRAKAEFVRRQNSPVKVHGIKLSRPTARNGAPGIDGFPSLDEALKGLKGGDLIIIAAETGDGKTALAQNIVRHASIHQDFQTYYQNTEMNPDEMVFRFISQKTGKSFTGIYTGSLQGADKDHVLREFDAFAQSKVFISSLPILTPERSRGLARQFKTRYGKLDLLVIDYVGRMELDSSRGKQEWQVMRDIAKNSKRLAQEINACVILIAQLNEDGKLQGAKQMENEADGMFLFRPIGKEEVNTCPAGATHKIVNKKVRRGEKGGTIWCSFNKDRMYITEIKDER; encoded by the coding sequence ATGGCCGCAGATATCGAGACTCAAGTCTGTGTCCTTGCAGGCATGCTTCAATCGGAGAATATGCTCTATGACGGGCTGAGTCAGCTAACCCCTGATCATTTCCAAGCACCTATCCTGAGAGCGGCATTCGAGAAGACCGCAGCCTTTGCGGAAAAGGCGCCTCCTACATGGGCCATGATCTACAAGGAATTGAGGGATGCCGGTAGCGAAGCGGCTGAGATACTAACTCAAGTCAAGACGGCTCCAGTGACCGAAAACAGTTTCGCTCACTGGATTGGGGTGCTGAATGATCAGCATGCCCGGAGGAACTATTACAAGGCGGCCGTCGACATCGCCAACCTGTGCAAATCGGACAAGCCAATTGCGGAAATTCGCGAGCTGGTTGAAGAACGGATTTTGCAAGCCGGTACACTTGAAACCGCAGATCAAATCATCACCCCGCAGCAAGCCAGCACCAGGGCCAAAGCAGAGTTCGTGCGACGGCAGAATTCTCCAGTAAAAGTCCACGGCATTAAACTCTCCCGTCCGACTGCACGAAACGGCGCACCCGGAATCGATGGTTTCCCCAGTCTTGACGAAGCGTTGAAAGGCCTCAAAGGTGGAGACCTGATTATCATAGCTGCTGAAACCGGAGATGGGAAAACCGCTCTCGCGCAGAATATCGTGCGACACGCCTCAATTCACCAAGACTTCCAGACCTATTACCAAAATACAGAGATGAATCCCGATGAGATGGTTTTCCGTTTTATCTCTCAAAAGACCGGGAAATCGTTCACTGGCATCTATACAGGATCGCTCCAGGGAGCAGACAAGGATCATGTGCTTCGGGAGTTTGATGCCTTTGCTCAATCCAAGGTTTTTATCTCCAGTCTGCCGATCCTCACTCCGGAGCGGAGCCGCGGCCTTGCCCGTCAGTTCAAGACACGCTACGGAAAGCTGGATCTCCTGGTCATCGACTATGTAGGCCGCATGGAATTAGATAGTTCTCGCGGCAAGCAGGAGTGGCAAGTCATGCGGGACATTGCCAAAAACAGCAAGCGTCTTGCGCAGGAGATCAATGCATGCGTCATTCTGATCGCTCAACTGAACGAAGATGGTAAACTGCAGGGCGCCAAGCAAATGGAAAACGAAGCCGACGGCATGTTCTTGTTTAGACCGATCGGCAAAGAAGAGGTCAACACATGCCCGGCTGGCGCGACTCACAAGATCGTGAACAAGAAAGTGCGCCGCGGCGAGAAAGGCGGCACGATCTGGTGCAGCTTCAATAAGGATCGGATGTACATCACGGAAATCAAGGATGAAAGATGA
- a CDS encoding zinc-finger domain-containing protein, giving the protein MVVERVEVLERISAILDGQCINCSVKKDLAKSSKGNLSRMDRYCKSECTHGIKLQQLGEMLGCRERKQVQWDEPEEADDLAKSLTSLAGD; this is encoded by the coding sequence ATGGTGGTTGAACGAGTGGAAGTCCTGGAGCGGATCAGCGCCATCTTAGATGGGCAATGCATCAATTGTTCCGTTAAGAAAGACCTAGCCAAATCCTCCAAGGGAAATCTCAGCCGTATGGATAGATATTGCAAGTCCGAATGTACCCATGGAATAAAACTGCAGCAGCTCGGAGAGATGCTTGGCTGCAGGGAGAGAAAGCAAGTTCAATGGGATGAACCAGAAGAAGCCGACGATCTCGCGAAGTCGTTGACCTCCCTGGCAGGGGATTAG
- a CDS encoding ArpU family phage packaging/lysis transcriptional regulator, translated as MKSKQLGFELPELDRKKTQAAVEAALEKYRIFKFITFEEREASTTAGYSDMPRSYTGTTTDQTASIAIHNVDLPAQRRAFCERVERTVKRLHPKQRLLIEEKYMNEDYVLDYQVYKFKFNPPISEMTYSRIRWRAFYQLALALDIAVEKEKDCQESRTNCLE; from the coding sequence ATGAAGTCGAAGCAGCTGGGTTTTGAATTACCTGAGTTGGATCGTAAGAAAACCCAGGCTGCCGTCGAGGCCGCCTTAGAGAAATATCGCATCTTTAAGTTCATTACGTTCGAGGAACGTGAGGCAAGCACGACGGCCGGATACTCCGACATGCCGCGAAGCTACACCGGCACGACGACGGATCAAACGGCCAGCATCGCCATTCATAACGTGGACTTACCGGCTCAAAGAAGAGCATTCTGCGAGCGTGTAGAAAGAACGGTAAAACGCCTGCATCCAAAGCAACGACTGTTGATTGAGGAAAAATACATGAACGAGGATTACGTACTTGATTACCAAGTCTACAAATTCAAATTTAATCCACCGATTAGCGAGATGACCTACTCACGAATTCGCTGGCGGGCATTTTACCAGTTGGCCTTGGCTTTAGATATAGCAGTGGAAAAGGAAAAGGATTGTCAGGAATCTCGAACAAACTGTTTGGAATAG
- a CDS encoding SWIM zinc finger family protein — protein sequence MGTDSRVNPFFMDMEAMISKYMRPDAIRRGWDYSSRGKVAAVRMVGSKLAAVVSGSHDYMVMLGTRHDDCSCDCPVSGWCKHMAAVYFKGLQENGGDAERALERLTGGGPVTISRIGSNAEPASASRPSGQTSSPGEEASPEEWLEWMDRSYGETWHGCKHTLHPLQPVLSALKGSARDWPKPLQRLHWMASILFVLDQAERALRLADAFSRYYQEMSFTRMAEPWVDHFHALAGELEPVQMKGRQLEWLDFLTGLLRERGADTAGKLFRWDRLYYALAEKLHARGDWMERESDQLRSILRKARQTASDELLPEPGMNDVRRPQDDRGGADGDSRVYFPIIALAHLEAFRGHDRQAVDLLLQGPSDQAAGLALDTARKRLESKDWSGLAIWMDYLSKTTDGKRGGSAIQPFLLLCRSADMEQSDNPIWMEYLVQKLPFSYMALSDQLLDKGDFEQWADLQLAMGLRPDELDPADVRSVAKLAPAMLIPLYHQSVESWIGIRNRQSYRMAVKQLKKLEKLYQAERNTEAWTRYMSRIALKYQRMRALQEELRKGSLLK from the coding sequence ATGGGCACGGACAGCAGGGTGAATCCCTTCTTCATGGACATGGAGGCAATGATCTCCAAATATATGCGGCCGGATGCCATCCGTCGAGGCTGGGACTATTCCAGCAGGGGCAAGGTCGCCGCGGTTCGAATGGTCGGCTCGAAGCTGGCTGCCGTTGTCAGCGGCAGCCATGATTACATGGTGATGCTGGGAACCAGGCATGACGATTGCAGCTGCGATTGTCCGGTCAGCGGATGGTGCAAGCATATGGCAGCCGTATACTTCAAAGGCTTGCAGGAGAACGGCGGCGACGCGGAGCGGGCGCTCGAGCGGCTCACCGGCGGCGGACCGGTGACGATCAGCCGCATCGGCTCGAATGCGGAACCTGCGAGCGCCAGCCGTCCGTCCGGCCAGACCTCTTCTCCCGGGGAGGAAGCCAGTCCGGAGGAGTGGCTGGAATGGATGGACAGATCGTATGGAGAGACCTGGCATGGCTGCAAGCATACTCTTCATCCGCTGCAGCCGGTGCTGTCGGCGCTCAAAGGCTCAGCCCGGGACTGGCCGAAGCCGCTGCAGAGGCTTCATTGGATGGCTTCGATCCTGTTCGTCCTCGACCAGGCGGAGCGCGCCTTGCGGCTTGCGGATGCATTCAGCCGTTATTACCAGGAGATGAGCTTCACCCGGATGGCGGAGCCGTGGGTGGACCATTTCCATGCGCTGGCCGGAGAGCTGGAGCCGGTCCAGATGAAGGGCAGGCAGCTGGAGTGGCTCGACTTCCTGACCGGTCTTCTCCGCGAGCGGGGAGCCGATACGGCCGGCAAGCTGTTCCGCTGGGACCGGCTCTACTATGCCTTGGCGGAGAAGCTACATGCAAGGGGAGACTGGATGGAGAGGGAGTCGGATCAGCTCCGCTCCATCCTGCGGAAGGCGAGGCAGACCGCATCCGACGAGCTCCTGCCGGAGCCGGGGATGAACGACGTCCGCCGCCCCCAGGACGATAGAGGCGGAGCGGACGGAGATTCCAGGGTCTATTTTCCCATCATTGCCCTGGCGCATCTGGAAGCGTTCCGCGGCCATGACCGGCAAGCCGTCGATCTGCTGCTGCAGGGTCCATCCGATCAGGCGGCCGGATTGGCGCTCGATACGGCGAGGAAGCGGCTGGAGAGCAAGGATTGGAGCGGACTCGCCATCTGGATGGACTATCTGTCCAAGACGACGGACGGCAAACGGGGCGGCTCGGCGATTCAGCCGTTTCTGCTTTTGTGCAGGAGCGCGGACATGGAGCAAAGCGACAACCCGATCTGGATGGAATACTTGGTGCAAAAGCTGCCCTTCTCCTATATGGCGCTGTCCGACCAGCTTCTGGATAAGGGCGATTTCGAACAATGGGCGGATCTTCAGCTCGCGATGGGCTTGAGGCCAGACGAGCTCGATCCGGCGGATGTCCGATCCGTCGCCAAGCTTGCGCCTGCGATGCTGATTCCGCTCTACCACCAGTCTGTGGAGAGCTGGATCGGCATCCGCAACCGCCAGAGCTACCGGATGGCTGTGAAGCAGCTCAAAAAGCTTGAGAAGCTGTACCAGGCCGAACGGAATACGGAAGCCTGGACCCGCTATATGTCCCGCATCGCGCTGAAATACCAGCGGATGCGGGCGCTCCAGGAGGAACTGAGGAAAGGAAGCCTGCTGAAATGA
- a CDS encoding DEAD/DEAH box helicase produces MMRGLSTAKPIRLSGRWTGSGIQLHASEPGEFDARLRDLLFAWHAPSWYGAEVEQLDADPGTGAGRSLLIAPLLASDYLAMPQPVRLLAIEYDDELARLARYAGLIRQALLDGAFEPDWQGWSEERRSWRLREGWEPAIGAVEPHQEAVVHEWLSAAVEELIEGSRAVRDAWHELERATGQVLERKSPSEEDWYIGIGLRKDTFPFRVALQLAEPEQGGEWRLRAAIRDREGSGPWIPLERGEEPGGWRPVSGSELRIPEEWLDLLHDRLAREEGKWLLALPEWSSDAGVVVKHSLQDDEAWDFLENASLRLLDAGSSVLLPGWWETVRKRRIRVKAKLKSAAGSADQPMFGLSQIVQFDWKLALGGLDLTEEQFMSLAAENKRLFRIGDEWVHLDPEDVSKIRKWMKKAGGRKGLSFRDVMQMHLQGGIVLSEEEEGGEDDLVAEVELNEHLHRLIGQLQDTSELPLVGVPATFLGELRPYQLQGVSWLAFLRRFGLGATLADDMGLGKTIQYTVYLLSIRELEGRRPAPSLLICPTSVIGNWEKELQRFAPSLDVRLHYGPKRARGREAFAAFAEGADLVITSYALAPLDEEELSGLQWESLCLDEAQNIKNVYTKQSSAIRNLTAEHRIALTGTPMENRLSELWSIYDFTNPGYLGTLPEFRRNVILPIEKERDERTISALQRWVKPFMLRRVKKDPAIQLSLPEKNEGQVYVTLTAEQGAMYESIVSDLLEKLDTLGPMQRRGLILASITKLKQVCDHPALLLREAESDSAAWNPERSAKTMRLLEMCEEAAAEGERALIFTQFVDMGAALQRLLKERLGLPVPYLHGGVPKAKRDDMIADFQNPDLPHGAFVLSLKAGGTGLNLTAANHVFHYDRWWNPAVENQATDRAFRIGQTRQVQVHKFVALGTLEERIHEMIERKQSLNDQVVGQSEQWITELSTDELRELFTLRRQWLQG; encoded by the coding sequence ATGATGAGAGGACTATCTACGGCCAAGCCGATCAGGCTGAGCGGCCGCTGGACCGGCAGCGGCATCCAGCTGCATGCTTCGGAGCCCGGCGAGTTCGACGCAAGGCTGCGCGATCTGCTTTTTGCCTGGCATGCCCCTTCCTGGTATGGAGCCGAAGTGGAGCAATTGGATGCGGATCCCGGCACCGGCGCGGGCAGGTCCTTGCTCATCGCGCCGCTGCTCGCGAGCGATTATCTGGCCATGCCGCAGCCTGTGCGCTTGCTGGCGATCGAGTATGACGACGAGCTGGCAAGGCTTGCCCGTTATGCCGGACTGATTCGCCAAGCGCTGCTGGACGGGGCGTTCGAGCCGGATTGGCAGGGCTGGTCGGAGGAGCGCAGAAGCTGGCGGCTGCGGGAGGGCTGGGAGCCGGCCATAGGCGCCGTCGAGCCCCATCAGGAGGCGGTCGTCCATGAATGGCTGAGCGCGGCGGTGGAAGAGCTCATTGAGGGCAGCCGCGCCGTCCGCGACGCCTGGCATGAGCTGGAGAGGGCGACCGGCCAGGTGCTGGAGCGCAAGTCGCCATCCGAAGAAGACTGGTATATCGGAATCGGGCTGCGCAAGGATACGTTTCCGTTCCGCGTCGCCTTGCAGCTGGCGGAGCCGGAGCAGGGCGGCGAATGGCGGCTGCGGGCCGCCATCCGCGACCGCGAGGGAAGCGGCCCCTGGATACCGCTGGAGCGCGGAGAGGAGCCGGGCGGCTGGCGTCCGGTCAGCGGGTCGGAGCTTCGCATTCCCGAGGAATGGCTCGATCTCCTTCACGATCGGCTGGCGAGAGAAGAGGGCAAGTGGCTGCTCGCCCTGCCGGAATGGAGCTCCGATGCCGGCGTCGTCGTCAAGCATTCGCTTCAGGATGACGAGGCGTGGGATTTCCTGGAGAACGCCAGCTTGCGCCTGCTTGACGCCGGCTCTTCCGTCCTGCTTCCGGGGTGGTGGGAAACGGTCCGCAAGCGCCGGATCCGGGTGAAGGCGAAGCTGAAGTCCGCTGCCGGATCCGCCGACCAGCCGATGTTCGGGCTGTCCCAGATCGTCCAGTTCGACTGGAAGCTCGCGCTCGGCGGGCTGGATCTGACCGAGGAGCAGTTCATGAGCCTGGCCGCCGAGAACAAGCGCCTGTTCCGGATCGGAGACGAGTGGGTGCATCTGGATCCGGAGGATGTATCGAAGATCCGGAAATGGATGAAGAAGGCCGGAGGACGCAAAGGACTGAGCTTCCGCGACGTCATGCAGATGCATCTGCAGGGAGGCATCGTCCTCTCGGAAGAGGAAGAGGGCGGCGAGGACGATCTGGTCGCCGAAGTGGAGCTGAACGAGCATCTGCACCGCCTCATCGGACAGCTGCAGGATACGAGCGAGCTGCCGCTCGTCGGCGTCCCCGCCACATTCCTTGGCGAGCTGCGGCCCTACCAGCTGCAGGGCGTGTCCTGGCTTGCCTTCCTGCGGCGCTTCGGCTTGGGGGCTACTTTGGCCGATGACATGGGTCTGGGCAAAACGATCCAGTATACGGTCTATCTGCTCTCGATCCGGGAGCTCGAAGGCCGCCGGCCGGCTCCGTCGCTGCTGATCTGCCCGACATCGGTCATCGGCAACTGGGAGAAGGAGCTGCAGCGGTTCGCCCCGTCGCTGGACGTAAGGCTGCATTACGGTCCCAAGCGCGCCAGAGGCCGGGAAGCGTTCGCGGCATTCGCGGAAGGCGCGGATCTGGTCATCACCTCCTACGCGCTGGCTCCGCTCGATGAGGAAGAGCTGTCGGGACTGCAGTGGGAAAGCCTCTGCCTGGACGAAGCCCAGAACATCAAGAATGTGTACACGAAGCAATCGTCGGCCATCCGGAATCTGACGGCGGAGCATCGGATCGCTCTTACCGGCACTCCGATGGAGAACCGGCTGAGCGAGCTCTGGTCGATCTACGATTTTACGAATCCGGGATATCTCGGCACGCTGCCGGAATTCCGGCGCAACGTCATCCTGCCGATCGAGAAGGAGCGGGACGAGCGGACGATATCCGCCCTGCAGCGCTGGGTGAAGCCGTTCATGCTGCGGCGGGTCAAGAAGGATCCCGCCATCCAGCTGTCGCTGCCCGAGAAGAACGAGGGCCAGGTCTACGTCACGCTCACGGCGGAGCAGGGAGCGATGTACGAATCCATCGTCTCCGACCTGCTGGAGAAGCTCGATACGCTCGGTCCGATGCAGCGGCGCGGCCTCATCCTTGCCTCCATCACCAAGCTGAAGCAGGTATGCGATCATCCCGCGCTGCTCCTGCGCGAGGCGGAAAGCGATTCGGCCGCCTGGAATCCGGAACGCTCGGCCAAGACGATGAGGCTGCTGGAGATGTGCGAGGAGGCGGCCGCAGAAGGGGAACGGGCGCTTATCTTCACGCAGTTCGTCGATATGGGAGCGGCCTTGCAGAGGCTGCTCAAGGAAAGGCTCGGCCTCCCGGTTCCTTATTTGCATGGCGGGGTGCCGAAGGCCAAGCGCGATGACATGATCGCCGACTTCCAAAATCCGGATCTGCCGCATGGAGCGTTCGTGCTTTCGCTGAAGGCGGGCGGAACCGGGCTGAATCTGACGGCGGCGAACCATGTGTTCCACTATGACCGCTGGTGGAATCCGGCTGTCGAGAACCAGGCGACGGACCGCGCTTTCCGCATCGGGCAGACCCGGCAGGTGCAGGTCCACAAGTTCGTCGCCCTCGGGACGCTGGAAGAGCGGATCCATGAGATGATCGAGCGCAAGCAGTCGCTGAACGACCAGGTGGTCGGCCAGTCGGAGCAGTGGATCACGGAGCTGTCGACCGACGAGCTGAGGGAGCTGTTCACGCTTCGCCGCCAATGGCTCCAGGGCTGA
- a CDS encoding DUF1700 domain-containing protein: protein MSPQGRAYLERFHHLLNGIPDEEKLDAVREIESHIAEGIAHGRQESEVLARLGDPRKLARAYRSEYIIGRSSSPSLRNMLVMARFYCTTGLLSIMVIPVLATVAYGFAFCAALALLAGIIRSFGQTWISMTVYPGVEVPTEWSMAYAVVLAGITGSIAYVSRKYLRKYMLFLSASYRKILPETAPHSHYGA from the coding sequence ATGAGTCCGCAAGGCAGAGCTTATCTGGAACGATTCCATCACCTGCTGAACGGCATTCCCGACGAAGAAAAGCTTGACGCCGTAAGGGAAATCGAAAGCCACATCGCCGAGGGAATCGCACATGGCCGGCAGGAGTCCGAGGTGCTGGCCCGGCTCGGCGATCCCCGCAAGCTCGCCAGGGCTTACCGCAGCGAATATATCATCGGACGCAGCTCGAGCCCGTCTTTGCGGAACATGCTCGTCATGGCCAGGTTTTACTGCACGACAGGCCTGCTCAGCATCATGGTCATTCCCGTGCTTGCGACGGTCGCATACGGCTTCGCCTTCTGCGCGGCTCTCGCTTTATTGGCGGGAATCATCCGCTCGTTCGGCCAGACGTGGATTTCCATGACTGTCTATCCCGGAGTGGAAGTACCGACCGAATGGAGCATGGCCTACGCAGTCGTCCTGGCGGGAATCACCGGATCCATCGCTTATGTCAGCCGGAAGTACTTGCGCAAGTACATGCTTTTCCTTTCGGCAAGCTACAGGAAGATTTTGCCGGAAACCGCCCCTCATTCCCATTATGGAGCTTGA
- a CDS encoding PadR family transcriptional regulator, with protein MEISEWNSQVRRGILEFCILLLISGSPRYGYELVTLLNKWEPLAVTEGTLYPLLRRMLKENYLESFWQESESGPPRKYYSLTDDGRRLMHDMSAEWGKFAAAIHQIQLYRGDEA; from the coding sequence ATGGAAATATCGGAATGGAATTCCCAGGTCCGGAGGGGGATTCTCGAGTTTTGCATCTTGCTTTTGATCAGCGGCAGTCCCCGTTACGGCTATGAGCTCGTTACGCTCCTGAACAAATGGGAGCCGCTCGCCGTCACCGAGGGAACGCTCTACCCTCTCTTGCGGCGGATGCTGAAGGAGAACTATCTGGAGTCCTTCTGGCAGGAGTCGGAATCCGGACCGCCCCGCAAATACTACAGCCTGACCGATGACGGCCGCAGGCTCATGCATGACATGTCAGCCGAATGGGGAAAATTCGCGGCCGCCATTCATCAAATCCAACTATACCGAGGAGATGAAGCTTGA
- a CDS encoding extracellular solute-binding protein: MIKRFACAALAAVLLVPTAGCFNESGENKPVADPSVPQSSPSEPVTLTLRHTQIKESAKARLRILQDVVSETERQNPGLKFQLEGIDEIINRDQKLKAEMATGTTPDIFEIFGGSDVRLYVKAGRLLDLTPIIRELGIENQFQSLEEFTVDGKVYGLPFGGYSEALYYNKSIFKELGLDIPTTWDELMRAADKIKKGGYTPFALSAKDPWIAGMMWNTIMDRYAGTDKLARIAAGTDKWTDPDMVASFRAYSEIVKAGYFPADALSQSDKQQAKDLLYGKAAMLFTGTWDLAALTGDNAGPYKNDLGYFSFPSIPGGAGDLHALNTGYSNGFGFSSTLSRDQIAMVTSFIRSYFNEANQKRILLEDKTLPSMKLSDFSGVDPLISEVLQVVGNAPSTFRAFDYYMPYKINTKVGIGLQELIGQIRSPEAVAAEIQAVQDSVLRDEK; this comes from the coding sequence ATGATCAAACGCTTTGCCTGCGCGGCGCTGGCGGCCGTCTTGCTGGTTCCTACGGCAGGCTGCTTCAATGAATCGGGCGAAAACAAGCCGGTTGCCGATCCTTCCGTTCCCCAGAGCAGCCCCTCCGAGCCGGTGACGCTGACCCTGAGGCATACCCAGATCAAGGAGTCCGCCAAGGCCAGGCTGAGAATCCTTCAGGATGTCGTGAGCGAGACGGAGAGACAGAATCCGGGCTTGAAATTCCAGCTTGAAGGCATCGACGAAATCATCAACCGGGACCAGAAGCTCAAGGCCGAGATGGCTACCGGGACCACTCCCGATATATTTGAAATCTTCGGCGGTTCTGACGTCAGGCTGTACGTGAAGGCCGGTCGTCTGCTGGACCTGACTCCGATCATCCGCGAGCTGGGCATCGAGAACCAATTCCAGAGCCTGGAGGAGTTCACGGTCGACGGCAAGGTGTACGGCCTTCCTTTCGGCGGCTACAGCGAAGCGCTGTATTACAACAAAAGCATCTTCAAGGAGCTCGGGCTGGACATTCCGACCACCTGGGACGAGCTCATGCGGGCTGCGGACAAAATCAAAAAGGGCGGTTATACGCCGTTCGCGCTGTCCGCCAAGGATCCCTGGATCGCCGGCATGATGTGGAACACGATCATGGACCGGTACGCCGGCACGGACAAGCTGGCACGGATCGCGGCCGGAACGGACAAATGGACCGATCCGGACATGGTGGCGAGCTTCCGCGCCTATTCCGAGATCGTCAAGGCAGGCTATTTTCCCGCCGACGCGCTGAGCCAGTCCGACAAGCAGCAGGCCAAGGATCTGCTCTACGGCAAAGCGGCCATGCTGTTCACCGGCACCTGGGATCTGGCGGCTCTGACCGGCGACAACGCAGGCCCGTACAAGAACGATCTCGGCTACTTCTCTTTTCCGTCGATTCCGGGAGGAGCGGGAGACTTGCACGCCCTCAACACCGGATACTCCAACGGCTTCGGATTTTCGTCCACCCTGTCCCGGGATCAGATCGCCATGGTGACCAGCTTCATCCGCAGCTACTTCAACGAAGCCAACCAGAAGCGGATCCTGCTGGAGGACAAGACGCTTCCTTCCATGAAGCTCAGCGATTTTTCCGGCGTGGATCCGCTGATATCCGAAGTTCTTCAAGTCGTGGGCAATGCGCCGTCCACATTCCGGGCGTTCGACTACTACATGCCGTACAAGATCAACACGAAGGTCGGCATCGGGCTGCAGGAGCTGATCGGGCAGATCCGCTCCCCCGAAGCCGTGGCGGCGGAAATCCAGGCTGTGCAGGACAGCGTCCTGCGCGACGAGAAATGA